From a single Helicoverpa armigera isolate CAAS_96S chromosome 7, ASM3070526v1, whole genome shotgun sequence genomic region:
- the LOC135117044 gene encoding uncharacterized protein LOC135117044, whose protein sequence is MQAKQKQLGSAIACLSEAITILLSKETKDPNILKLLVDAGRILCDCQHNDSITRRNFILAVLKKELKDQMQLTKIDNLLFGQELADTLKTAKAINRSGAELKSVPLPKPSSKPRPPPSTRNLNWKAPAPNRRPTGPRIAKESAPSTKQQHAHSSRGSRPSSSRSRQ, encoded by the coding sequence ATGCAGGCGAAACAGAAACAGTTAGGCAGTGCTATCGCATGTCTAAGTGAAGCTATTACTATTCTTTtatcaaaagaaacaaaagatccTAATATACTAAAATTACTCGTGGACGCAGGGCGCATTTTGTGCGACTGCCAACATAATGATTCTATCACTAGACGTAACTTCATTCTTGCTGTCTTGAAGAAAGAATTAAAAGATCAGATGCAACTGACCAAAATTGACAATCTTCTTTTTGGACAAGAGCTAGCCGACACATTAAAAACTGCCAAGGCAATAAATAGGTCAGGGGCTGAGCTGAAGTCTGTTCCGTTACCCAAACCTTCGAGCAAACCGAGACCTCCGCCTTCTACCAGGAATTTAAACTGGAAGGCTCCAGCCCCGAACCGCAGACCGACGGGGCCTCGGATAGCGAAGGAGTCTGCACCTTCAACGAAGCAACAGCACGCGCACTCGTCCAGAGGGTCGCGTCCGAGCAGCAGCCGCAGCCGCCAGTAG